From the genome of Nocardia sp. NBC_01503, one region includes:
- a CDS encoding TIGR02677 family protein: MRLFSFATAEKRGDYLWVLRAFDMARGAYVVLLHASDVVETLNRCPGGPQLTPTEVGPLLEQLHQWGVLERSYDGTRAATLAEYRNRHFVYQFSQAGFQAYRAVSEVLEARLDEAALSRLVLPELLADLHTLAEANRGGDAPRVYRVLNRLDRALSDLADRAAHFYLTLGDLVRTTEATPEAFLAHKDALLAHMREFSMDLARFAPRLAAAIREVEETGVEELIERAARCDERVLLNNAERQSDWRARWQGLRSWFVGDGSEGGLTECERLREATMSAIAAVLSLLRRVTETRKGGVSRESALRHLAGWFTAAPTADAAHALFDAVFGLGRPRHLAMHHPDADVIPAIRSWWDAPPLEIARTLAETGRPPTPGAPARLQRNDAGIRRLREAQLDAQRARSEAARSLASADVHERELDERETEVLLRLIDAASTAWVPVSGRVAGTTGSDSGVTLTVSECEGSTVVRTSRGLLHLNNRRLQVRETVSARKSKPATGRATRAAGESTRGRGDGPGDPAERDLTEHAKSGGGTADRTDGTAHGESTELGVGKEVG, translated from the coding sequence CTGCGGCTGTTCTCCTTCGCCACGGCCGAGAAGCGCGGGGACTACCTGTGGGTTTTGCGTGCTTTCGATATGGCGCGCGGGGCGTATGTGGTGCTGTTGCACGCCTCCGATGTTGTCGAGACGCTCAATCGTTGCCCCGGGGGGCCGCAGTTGACGCCGACGGAGGTGGGGCCGCTGCTGGAACAGCTGCATCAGTGGGGGGTACTGGAGCGCAGCTATGACGGGACTCGGGCCGCCACGCTGGCCGAGTATCGGAATCGGCATTTCGTGTATCAGTTCTCACAGGCCGGGTTTCAGGCGTATCGGGCGGTGTCGGAGGTTTTGGAGGCGCGACTCGACGAGGCGGCGCTGTCGCGGCTGGTGCTGCCGGAGTTGCTGGCCGATCTGCACACCCTCGCCGAAGCCAACCGGGGCGGGGACGCACCGCGCGTGTATCGGGTGCTGAATCGACTCGATCGCGCACTGTCGGATCTCGCGGATCGGGCGGCGCACTTCTATCTGACACTCGGCGATCTGGTGCGCACCACCGAGGCCACGCCCGAGGCGTTCCTGGCGCACAAGGACGCGCTGCTCGCGCATATGCGGGAATTCTCCATGGATCTGGCGCGGTTCGCGCCGCGCCTGGCCGCCGCGATTCGGGAGGTGGAGGAGACCGGGGTCGAGGAGCTCATCGAGCGAGCGGCGCGGTGCGATGAACGCGTTCTGCTGAATAACGCTGAGCGCCAATCGGATTGGCGGGCGCGCTGGCAGGGTCTGCGGTCCTGGTTCGTGGGCGATGGCAGCGAGGGCGGACTCACCGAATGTGAGCGGCTGCGTGAGGCGACCATGAGCGCCATCGCGGCGGTGCTGTCCCTGCTGCGTCGGGTGACCGAGACGCGCAAGGGCGGAGTCAGCCGGGAATCGGCGCTGCGCCATCTCGCGGGATGGTTCACCGCCGCGCCGACGGCCGATGCCGCGCACGCGCTGTTCGATGCCGTATTCGGATTGGGGCGGCCCCGCCATCTGGCCATGCACCATCCCGACGCCGATGTCATTCCGGCGATCCGATCCTGGTGGGACGCACCGCCATTGGAGATCGCCCGCACCCTCGCCGAGACGGGACGACCGCCCACGCCCGGCGCACCCGCCCGCCTGCAACGCAATGACGCCGGAATCCGCCGCCTGCGCGAAGCCCAACTGGACGCGCAGCGCGCCCGCTCGGAGGCCGCGCGCTCGCTCGCCTCGGCCGATGTGCACGAGCGCGAACTCGACGAACGCGAGACCGAGGTGCTGCTGCGCCTGATCGACGCCGCCTCCACCGCATGGGTGCCGGTGAGCGGAAGGGTCGCGGGCACAACGGGTTCCGACAGCGGGGTGACGCTGACGGTCTCCGAATGCGAGGGCTCGACCGTGGTGCGCACCTCGCGCGGGCTGCTCCACCTCAACAACCGCAGGCTGCAGGTGCGCGAAACGGTCTCCGCGCGCAAGAGCAAGCCCGCGACCGGTCGGGCGACCAGGGCGGCGGGCGAATCCACCCGCGGCCGCGGGGACGGTCCCGGCGACCCGGCAGAGCGCGATCTGACCGAACACGCGAAATCCGGCGGCGGCACAGCGGACCGCACCGACGGCACGGCGCACGGCGAATCGACCGAACTCGGCGTC
- a CDS encoding helix-turn-helix transcriptional regulator, translating into MSAGDDRPVWAVRMRAERDARGWSQADAVRAMRGKSSHNLPTDSTLLRNWRRWESGESRPDDFYAPIIAAAFDTVTAAFFPKARPNRDDELLSATGMDTLEFIGRLRMSDVSSATLDAIRITADRLCSEYPCADPHELHTEGTAWLRRITSLLDGRLTLAQHREVLVLAGWVALLVGCVDYDLGWRTAAEATRRAALSLGQEAEHAEIIGWGAEMASWFALTQANYRGAIETAEAAYADTGHLGVGVQLCAQRAKAWARLGDRSEVEAALAQGRSILDRLDHPANLDNHFVVDPQKFDFYAMDCCRVAGDDRLAESYARQVILSSTRPDGTIRKPMRVSEAHLTLAVVAVRDRNLELALDEGMRAFTGKRRSLPSLMWIAGETAREMIQRFPSDPRTRTYLDQLRALAAG; encoded by the coding sequence GTGTCCGCTGGTGACGATCGACCTGTCTGGGCTGTCCGAATGCGCGCCGAACGCGATGCTCGGGGGTGGTCACAAGCCGACGCCGTGCGCGCCATGCGGGGTAAGTCGAGCCACAATCTGCCAACCGACAGCACACTTCTGCGCAACTGGCGGCGGTGGGAATCCGGGGAGTCCCGGCCCGATGATTTCTACGCCCCCATAATCGCCGCGGCATTCGACACCGTCACTGCCGCATTCTTTCCCAAGGCTCGGCCCAATCGGGATGACGAGCTACTCTCCGCGACGGGGATGGACACCCTGGAGTTCATCGGGCGGCTTCGCATGTCCGATGTCTCCTCGGCGACCCTGGATGCCATTCGTATCACCGCGGATCGGCTGTGCTCGGAGTATCCCTGTGCGGATCCCCATGAGCTGCATACCGAGGGCACGGCCTGGCTGCGGCGAATCACCTCGCTACTGGACGGTCGACTTACGCTGGCGCAGCATCGCGAGGTGCTCGTACTCGCGGGATGGGTTGCGCTACTGGTCGGTTGCGTTGATTACGACCTGGGGTGGCGCACTGCCGCCGAGGCCACCCGGCGGGCCGCGCTCTCGCTCGGACAGGAGGCCGAACACGCCGAAATCATCGGCTGGGGCGCGGAAATGGCGAGCTGGTTCGCTCTCACCCAGGCGAACTATCGGGGGGCCATCGAGACGGCCGAGGCGGCGTATGCCGATACCGGACATCTCGGTGTCGGGGTGCAGCTGTGCGCGCAGCGCGCCAAGGCCTGGGCCCGGCTGGGCGATCGGAGTGAGGTGGAAGCCGCACTCGCCCAGGGGCGTTCGATACTGGACAGATTGGACCATCCAGCTAATTTGGACAATCACTTCGTGGTCGATCCGCAGAAGTTCGACTTCTACGCCATGGATTGCTGTCGCGTGGCCGGGGACGATCGGCTCGCGGAAAGCTATGCGCGGCAGGTGATCCTGTCCTCTACCCGACCGGACGGAACCATTCGCAAACCCATGCGGGTCTCCGAGGCGCATCTGACCCTCGCGGTCGTGGCGGTGCGCGATCGCAATCTGGAGCTCGCACTGGACGAGGGGATGCGCGCGTTCACCGGTAAACGGCGCTCACTCCCCTCGCTCATGTGGATCGCCGGTGAGACCGCGCGGGAAATGATCCAGCGTTTCCCGAGCGATCCGCGCACCCGCACCTATCTCGATCAACTGCGCGCGCTCGCGGCGGGCTGA
- a CDS encoding serine hydrolase yields MSSAADRIRAVFADAGCSGWLHARRCADPATEVAVDAHERVVTASVYKLPLFVAFCRSVDAGRIDPTARLTVTPSECTPGPTGIAALHDPVTMSWRDLATSMMTVSDNAAADVLLGEIGLGPVEDLVRDLGLHETRIVGGTADQYESLVRDTDTPSTAAAFATLADNDEAWSIAAYDPTYASATTPEEMTRFLSALWTGALISPGQTDFVRAVMRNQVWPHRIAAGFPYRGVSVAGKTGTVGIIRNEVAVVEFPDEYPVAVAVFTRAARADPVLPAVDAAIAEAARIAVTELRRPLPE; encoded by the coding sequence ATGAGCAGCGCCGCGGACCGCATCCGCGCCGTCTTCGCCGATGCCGGATGCAGTGGCTGGCTGCACGCCCGCCGCTGCGCCGACCCCGCCACCGAGGTCGCGGTGGACGCGCACGAACGCGTGGTGACCGCCTCGGTCTACAAGCTCCCCCTCTTCGTCGCCTTCTGCCGCAGCGTCGATGCCGGGCGCATCGACCCCACCGCGCGCCTCACGGTCACCCCGTCGGAGTGCACACCCGGCCCGACCGGCATTGCCGCACTGCATGATCCGGTCACCATGAGCTGGCGTGACCTGGCCACCTCGATGATGACGGTCTCCGACAATGCCGCCGCCGATGTCCTGCTCGGCGAAATCGGCTTGGGCCCGGTCGAAGATCTGGTCCGCGACCTCGGCCTGCACGAAACCCGCATTGTCGGCGGCACCGCCGATCAATACGAAAGCCTGGTCCGCGATACCGACACCCCCAGCACCGCAGCCGCTTTCGCCACCCTCGCCGACAATGACGAAGCCTGGTCCATCGCCGCCTACGACCCCACCTACGCCAGCGCCACCACCCCCGAGGAGATGACCCGCTTCCTCTCCGCCCTCTGGACCGGCGCCCTGATCTCCCCCGGCCAAACGGATTTCGTCCGCGCGGTCATGCGCAACCAGGTCTGGCCCCACCGCATCGCGGCGGGCTTCCCCTACCGCGGCGTCTCCGTAGCGGGCAAGACCGGCACCGTCGGCATCATCCGCAACGAGGTCGCCGTCGTCGAATTCCCGGACGAATACCCCGTAGCCGTAGCGGTTTTCACCCGAGCCGCCCGTGCCGACCCGGTCCTACCCGCCGTCGACGCCGCCATCGCCGAGGCCGCCCGCATAGCCGTCACCGAACTACGCCGCCCACTCCCGGAGTAG
- a CDS encoding DUF2127 domain-containing protein: MDFSLWTCATRGHETYAPDEPELADRLHVTTPAGESWRCLRCGDFVPGEPRGRGPADDAPEVPRGHLLRDRIIMRLLAAERVIRALVLILVGAGVLKLRGSQEHWRDKWGEELPLIRQLADQIGWDPDHSKVVHWIDTAFTLSPTVLIWVAVGIFAYATIQLVEAVGLWLVKRWGEYFAVIATSIFLPVEIYELTEKVTVLRAGALLINLAAVIWLLWSKRLFGLNGGARAYYAEHHTESLLTVERSAVAAQTGA, encoded by the coding sequence ATGGATTTCAGTCTGTGGACCTGCGCTACCCGCGGGCACGAGACCTATGCGCCCGATGAACCCGAGCTGGCCGACCGGCTGCATGTGACAACGCCCGCCGGGGAGTCGTGGCGTTGCCTGCGGTGCGGTGACTTCGTACCGGGTGAACCGCGCGGGCGCGGCCCGGCCGATGACGCGCCCGAGGTGCCGCGCGGACATCTGCTGCGCGACCGCATCATTATGCGACTGCTCGCGGCCGAGCGTGTGATTCGCGCGCTGGTGCTGATCCTGGTGGGTGCGGGTGTTCTCAAACTCCGCGGCTCGCAGGAGCATTGGCGGGACAAATGGGGTGAGGAGCTACCGCTGATCCGCCAGCTCGCCGATCAGATCGGCTGGGATCCGGATCACTCCAAGGTGGTGCACTGGATCGACACCGCCTTCACGCTCTCCCCCACCGTGCTGATCTGGGTGGCGGTCGGCATATTCGCCTATGCCACAATCCAACTCGTCGAGGCGGTGGGCCTGTGGCTGGTCAAGCGCTGGGGCGAGTACTTCGCGGTCATCGCCACCAGCATCTTCCTGCCCGTGGAGATCTACGAGCTCACCGAGAAGGTGACGGTATTGCGCGCGGGCGCACTGCTGATCAACCTCGCCGCGGTCATCTGGCTGCTGTGGAGCAAGCGGCTCTTCGGACTCAATGGCGGCGCCCGGGCGTACTACGCCGAACACCACACGGAAAGCCTGCTGACCGTGGAGCGTTCGGCGGTAGCGGCGCAGACCGGCGCCTGA
- a CDS encoding AMP-binding protein: protein MTSPRIAAHLNAFGDRSAVVGGADHEVSYAELAALVCEFANRLGAEQVSERPSGECLATEPAPVRRLVALAARNDIGSLVAYLGALEAGCAVLLTGSVTDEILRVYDPDIVIAAGAEPIPEPRWRRTGSAHELHPELALLLSTSGSTGSPKLVRLSYRNLLANAESIAEYLDIQDTDRAATTLPFFYCYGLSVVHSYLLRGASLLMTNRSVLEPEFWDDFRSRRATSFAAVPYTFDLLERVGFERMSLPHLRYVTQAGGKLAADRVRHHARAGERAGWRFYVMYGQTEATARMAYLPPRLAAEHPDCIGIPVPGGSFRLEPVEEGGDELVYHGPNVMMGYAQAPADLALGHQLTELRTGDLACRTEDGLYRVIGRRSRFAKIFGLRIDLQRIESGLAAAGYTVCCTDDAETLVVAVAGADSTASEDSTAAAQLAAQLSGLPVSAVRVCTVAEIPRLPSGKPDYPAIRHLPVAPTGPAADIRTLFAEALGLATAAITPERTFADLGGDSLTYVALSVKLDRALGQLPTNWQTMTVAELESLPRRKRRFGRSLDTTSLLRAIGMITVLGSHIGLFVLWGGAHVMLAVAGFNFARFGVTPAPAAQRLRKTLRTVALIAIPTALWVTLTLPFSNYYTWQNVLLLNKILGPQDSPTAGHLWFVEVAVYFMLAGALLLRLPLADALERRAPFWFAMAVLAGALILRYRSFDLYASHDIPFSPLAVWFFVLGWAAAKATAVRQRALLTAIALLTVPGYFGETNREQLVLAGLLLLIWVPSVRVPALIAGATALLADASLFAYLLHWQVYPLFGTHHLVALAASVAAGIAAARMLTLARGMVARGTRPSISLEADRFVGKDQCSTAQI, encoded by the coding sequence ATGACTTCGCCACGGATTGCCGCGCATCTGAACGCATTCGGTGACCGATCCGCGGTCGTCGGTGGCGCGGATCACGAAGTCAGCTATGCCGAACTGGCCGCCCTGGTCTGTGAGTTCGCGAACAGACTCGGGGCGGAACAGGTTTCGGAGCGCCCGTCCGGCGAATGCCTGGCAACCGAACCCGCACCGGTGCGGCGACTCGTCGCGCTGGCCGCGCGCAATGACATCGGCTCGCTGGTGGCGTACCTCGGCGCGCTCGAAGCGGGATGCGCGGTACTGCTCACCGGTTCGGTCACCGACGAAATACTGCGCGTCTACGATCCGGATATCGTCATCGCGGCCGGTGCCGAGCCGATCCCCGAACCACGCTGGCGGCGAACCGGTTCCGCACATGAGCTGCATCCGGAGCTGGCGCTGCTGCTGAGCACCTCCGGCTCCACGGGCTCACCGAAGCTGGTTCGGCTCTCCTATCGGAACCTGCTCGCGAACGCGGAATCCATTGCGGAGTACCTGGATATCCAGGACACCGACCGCGCGGCCACCACACTCCCGTTCTTCTACTGTTACGGACTCTCGGTCGTGCACAGCTATCTGCTGCGCGGCGCGAGCCTGCTCATGACGAACCGGTCGGTGCTCGAACCGGAGTTCTGGGACGACTTCCGATCGCGGCGCGCGACATCTTTCGCGGCGGTGCCCTACACCTTCGATCTACTCGAACGCGTCGGCTTCGAGCGAATGTCCCTGCCGCACCTGCGCTATGTCACCCAGGCCGGGGGCAAGCTGGCCGCCGATCGAGTCCGGCATCATGCCCGCGCCGGGGAGCGAGCGGGCTGGCGCTTCTATGTGATGTACGGCCAGACCGAGGCCACCGCGCGCATGGCCTATCTGCCACCGCGGCTGGCGGCAGAGCATCCGGACTGCATCGGAATCCCGGTTCCCGGTGGATCTTTCCGCCTGGAGCCGGTCGAGGAGGGCGGTGACGAACTCGTCTATCACGGCCCGAATGTGATGATGGGCTATGCGCAGGCGCCGGCCGATCTCGCACTGGGACACCAGCTCACCGAGTTGCGCACCGGGGATCTGGCCTGCCGCACCGAGGATGGTCTGTACCGGGTGATCGGCCGCCGGTCCCGGTTCGCCAAGATCTTCGGTCTCCGAATCGATCTGCAGCGCATCGAATCCGGGCTGGCGGCGGCGGGTTATACGGTCTGCTGCACCGATGACGCCGAAACCCTGGTCGTGGCGGTCGCGGGAGCGGATTCGACCGCGAGCGAGGATTCGACCGCCGCGGCACAGCTCGCGGCGCAATTGTCCGGTCTGCCGGTCTCGGCGGTGCGCGTGTGCACGGTCGCGGAGATTCCGCGCCTGCCCTCCGGAAAACCGGACTATCCAGCCATCCGACACTTACCGGTCGCACCGACCGGACCGGCGGCCGATATCCGGACCCTCTTCGCCGAGGCGCTCGGACTCGCCACGGCCGCAATCACTCCCGAGCGCACCTTCGCCGATCTGGGCGGCGATTCGCTTACCTATGTGGCGCTGTCGGTGAAGCTGGATCGGGCACTGGGGCAACTGCCGACGAATTGGCAGACCATGACGGTGGCCGAATTGGAGTCGCTGCCGCGCCGAAAGCGCCGATTCGGCAGATCTCTCGATACCACCAGTCTGCTGCGCGCCATCGGCATGATCACCGTATTGGGTTCGCATATCGGACTTTTCGTACTGTGGGGTGGGGCGCACGTCATGCTGGCGGTCGCCGGATTCAACTTCGCCCGCTTCGGGGTGACACCGGCACCCGCGGCACAACGGTTGCGGAAAACGCTGCGGACCGTCGCGCTGATCGCCATACCGACCGCCCTGTGGGTAACGCTCACGTTGCCGTTCTCCAACTACTACACCTGGCAGAACGTATTGCTGCTCAATAAGATCCTCGGCCCGCAGGACAGTCCGACCGCCGGTCACCTGTGGTTCGTCGAGGTGGCGGTCTACTTCATGCTCGCGGGTGCGCTGCTGCTGCGTCTGCCCCTGGCCGATGCGCTCGAGCGCCGTGCGCCCTTCTGGTTCGCCATGGCCGTCCTCGCGGGAGCGCTCATCCTCCGCTACCGGTCATTCGATCTCTATGCCTCGCACGATATTCCGTTCTCACCCCTGGCCGTATGGTTCTTCGTCCTGGGCTGGGCGGCGGCCAAGGCCACGGCGGTACGACAGCGCGCGCTGCTCACCGCGATCGCATTGCTCACCGTGCCAGGCTATTTCGGCGAGACCAACCGCGAGCAACTGGTGCTGGCCGGACTACTGCTGCTGATCTGGGTGCCGTCGGTGCGCGTGCCCGCGCTCATCGCGGGCGCGACCGCGCTGTTGGCGGACGCGTCACTCTTCGCGTATCTCCTGCACTGGCAGGTATATCCGCTCTTCGGCACCCATCACCTGGTGGCGCTGGCGGCCTCGGTCGCGGCTGGAATCGCGGCCGCGCGAATGCTCACCCTGGCCCGCGGGATGGTGGCCCGCGGTACCCGTCCGTCAATATCATTGGAAGCCGACCGGTTCGTCGGAAAGGATCAGTGCTCTACGGCCCAGATCTGA
- the bla gene encoding class A beta-lactamase: protein MTVTTACGGQSEDTATATTSAAPATPVDTKPFADLEAKAGGRLGVYAIDTGSGESVAYRDGERFPIASTFKGVACGTLLRAHPLASGFFDQVIHYPASDLVSYSPETEKHVDSGMTVGELCKAAITLSDNTAGNQILKLLGGPEGLTAAIRTLGDPTTRLDRWETELNTAIPGDERDTTTPAALAADYRTLVLGDALAEPERAQLKSWLLANTTGGKRVRAGVPADWTVADKTGTGDYGAALDAAIVWPPNHAPLVIVVQTTKPDQHAEGDNAMIADATRLAVQALGVTGQG from the coding sequence TTGACCGTCACCACCGCCTGCGGTGGCCAATCCGAGGACACCGCCACCGCGACCACCAGCGCCGCGCCCGCAACCCCCGTCGATACCAAGCCCTTCGCCGACCTGGAGGCGAAAGCCGGTGGGCGACTCGGCGTGTACGCGATCGACACCGGCAGCGGGGAGTCCGTCGCCTATCGCGACGGTGAACGATTCCCGATCGCCTCGACCTTCAAGGGTGTCGCCTGCGGCACGCTCCTGCGCGCCCACCCCCTGGCCTCCGGTTTCTTCGATCAGGTAATCCACTACCCCGCAAGCGATCTCGTCAGCTATTCACCCGAGACCGAGAAGCATGTCGACTCCGGTATGACCGTCGGCGAGCTGTGCAAGGCGGCAATCACGCTGTCGGACAACACCGCCGGCAACCAGATCCTGAAACTGCTCGGCGGCCCCGAGGGGCTCACCGCGGCCATCCGCACCCTCGGCGACCCCACCACCCGGCTGGATCGCTGGGAGACCGAACTCAATACCGCCATCCCCGGCGATGAACGCGACACCACCACCCCGGCGGCCCTCGCCGCCGATTACCGCACCCTGGTCCTGGGCGATGCGCTGGCCGAACCTGAACGCGCACAACTGAAGTCGTGGCTGCTGGCCAATACCACCGGCGGTAAACGCGTCCGCGCGGGCGTGCCCGCCGACTGGACCGTCGCGGACAAGACCGGGACCGGGGACTACGGCGCCGCGCTGGACGCGGCCATCGTCTGGCCCCCGAACCACGCACCCCTTGTCATTGTCGTGCAGACCACCAAGCCCGACCAGCACGCCGAGGGTGACAACGCCATGATCGCCGATGCCACCAGGCTGGCTGTCCAAGCCCTCGGCGTGACAGGTCAGGGCTGA
- a CDS encoding LysR family transcriptional regulator, with protein sequence MDLVRHLRFFVSVADEGHFGRAAAALDMTQPPLSQGLRRLEEHLGVELIHRTRQGAMLTAAGTQLLPRARLLVDDAERLLAEAQRIAHARGTVAWGAISALPDRMVTGCVTALRAMSGPGTAVATTIANTVDLVADVRAGVCEVAVIEHPALVDGVDVGPVIKVPRWLVVPADHRSAEAERPTLPMLTGLSFAHSPRAANPPAFDTVVDLLRERGLDADTVTARDDRAVLAAVAAGTSFGLTATPPTETPGVTWLRLAPQAIALRLRVIHRPGGNAQADAVDRVLYRERLR encoded by the coding sequence ATGGATCTGGTCCGCCACCTTCGCTTCTTCGTCTCCGTCGCGGACGAGGGGCATTTCGGCCGGGCGGCGGCCGCCTTGGATATGACCCAGCCGCCGCTGTCCCAGGGTTTGCGCAGGCTCGAAGAGCATCTGGGAGTCGAGCTGATTCATCGCACCCGGCAGGGTGCGATGCTCACCGCGGCGGGAACACAGCTGCTGCCGCGCGCCCGGCTGCTCGTCGACGATGCCGAGCGGCTGCTGGCCGAGGCGCAGCGCATCGCGCATGCGCGCGGGACCGTGGCCTGGGGTGCGATCAGCGCGCTGCCCGATCGGATGGTGACCGGATGTGTCACCGCGCTGCGGGCGATGAGCGGGCCGGGTACGGCGGTGGCCACGACGATCGCGAACACCGTCGACCTGGTGGCCGATGTGCGGGCCGGGGTGTGCGAGGTGGCGGTGATCGAGCATCCGGCACTGGTGGACGGTGTGGATGTCGGTCCGGTCATCAAAGTGCCGCGCTGGCTCGTGGTTCCGGCCGATCACCGCAGCGCCGAGGCCGAGCGGCCCACGCTGCCGATGCTCACCGGGCTGAGCTTCGCCCATTCGCCGCGCGCGGCGAATCCGCCCGCCTTCGATACCGTCGTGGACCTGTTGCGTGAGCGCGGCCTCGATGCCGACACCGTCACCGCGCGGGACGATCGTGCCGTGCTCGCGGCGGTCGCCGCCGGAACCAGCTTCGGTCTCACGGCGACACCGCCGACGGAGACTCCGGGCGTCACCTGGCTGCGTCTGGCACCGCAGGCGATCGCATTGCGGCTCAGGGTGATTCACCGTCCGGGCGGGAACGCGCAGGCGGATGCGGTGGATCGGGTGCTGTATCGCGAGCGCCTGCGATGA
- a CDS encoding PAC2 family protein, which produces MNASEPPVPPDSDLPTLRDPILVAAFEGWNDAADAASGAVEHLELIWDAQPLAELDSEDYYDYQVNRPTVRQVDGVTREIHWPSTMLSVCSPPGSDRDVVLLRGVEPNMRWRSFCNDLLEFIEQLDVSTVVILGALLADTPHTRPVPVTGTAYNKEAAERFNLEQTRYEGPTGITGVLQDACVRAGVPAISFWAAVPHYVSQPPNPKAVIALLHRVEDVLDVEVPLGGLPEQAEEWEGAVNEMTTGDEEIAEYVRSLEERGDAEVDLNEAMAKIDGDAIAAEFEKYLRRRGRGGFGL; this is translated from the coding sequence GTGAACGCCAGTGAACCCCCGGTGCCACCCGATTCGGACCTGCCTACGCTGCGGGATCCGATCCTTGTCGCCGCATTCGAAGGCTGGAACGACGCGGCGGATGCGGCGAGTGGAGCAGTCGAGCATCTGGAGTTGATCTGGGACGCGCAGCCGCTCGCCGAGCTGGACTCCGAGGATTACTACGACTACCAGGTGAACCGGCCGACCGTCCGCCAGGTCGACGGCGTGACCCGCGAAATTCACTGGCCGTCCACCATGCTCTCGGTCTGCTCGCCGCCCGGTAGCGACCGCGATGTGGTGCTGCTGCGCGGGGTCGAACCGAATATGCGCTGGCGCTCGTTCTGCAACGACCTGCTCGAATTCATCGAGCAGTTGGATGTTTCGACCGTGGTGATCCTCGGCGCTTTACTGGCCGATACCCCGCATACCCGGCCGGTTCCGGTCACCGGCACGGCCTATAACAAGGAAGCCGCCGAGCGCTTCAACCTGGAGCAGACCCGCTACGAGGGACCGACCGGAATTACCGGGGTCCTGCAGGACGCGTGCGTGCGCGCGGGTGTCCCGGCCATCTCCTTCTGGGCCGCGGTCCCGCACTATGTCTCCCAGCCGCCGAACCCCAAGGCGGTCATCGCCCTGCTGCATCGCGTCGAGGATGTCCTCGATGTCGAGGTTCCACTCGGTGGCCTGCCAGAACAGGCCGAGGAGTGGGAGGGCGCGGTCAATGAGATGACCACCGGTGATGAGGAGATCGCCGAGTACGTCCGCTCACTCGAGGAGCGCGGCGATGCCGAGGTGGATCTCAACGAGGCCATGGCCAAGATCGACGGTGATGCCATCGCCGCCGAGTTCGAGAAGTACCTGCGCAGGCGTGGCCGGGGCGGATTCGGCCTCTAG